A genomic region of Bactrocera dorsalis isolate Fly_Bdor chromosome 3, ASM2337382v1, whole genome shotgun sequence contains the following coding sequences:
- the LOC125777373 gene encoding tigger transposable element-derived protein 4-like, whose protein sequence is MLWWQKQQGENYRYGCKQYEWFRKVEIASYRKSKNPRCFKGIKSLDVDYEYNKKAWMTSEIYDKWLKSLDKVFVAQNRKILLFVDNCPAHPKNVQANLKNIKLQYFPPNLTSVLQPMDQGIIQNLKQHYRKRIVMKVLAHMEEPTPTTVSLLDAIRDLNKTWNLGVKPQTISNCFRKAGFAKGELMQNATTDDWDEEDNLPLSELKQIWTTYRTAMGTDNVSFDDYVDTDHGVQTMGFPTDEDILDSVMENLVPSGKD, encoded by the exons ATGCTTTGGTGGCAAAAACAGCAAGGAGAGAATTACCGTTATGGTTGCAAGCAATATGAGTGGttcagaaaagttgaaattgctAGTTATCGGAAGTCAAAAAACCCACGTTGTTTTAAGGGTATAAAATCACTTGATGTGGACTATGAGTACAACAAAAAAGCGTGGATGACAAGTGAAATTTATGATAAGTGGCTCAAAAGTCTAGATAAAGTCTTTGTTGCCCAAAATAGGAAAATACTACTGTTCGTTGACAATTGTCCGGCACATCCTAAAAATGTACAAGCaaacttaaaaaacattaaactgcAATATTTTCCTCCTAATTTGACGTCTGTTCTACAACCAATGGACCAAGGGATTATTCAAAATCTCAAGCAACATTATAGAAAACGAATTGTGATGAAAGTTTTGGCCCATATGGAAGAACCAACTCCTACGACTGTGTCCTTACTTGATGCAATCAGGGATCTAAACAAAACCTGGAATTTGGGTGTAAAACCACAAACAATCAGCAATTGTTTTAGAAAGGCTGGTTTTGCTAAAGGTGAGTTAATGCAGAATGCTACTACGGATGACTGGGATGAAGAAGACAATCTTCCATTGTCTGAATTGAAACAAATTTGGACCACATATCGAACGGCAATGGGAACCGATAATGTGTCTTTTGATGATTACGTCGATACTGACCATGGTGTGCAAACAATGGGATTCCCAACAGATGAAGACATTTTAGATAGCGTCATGGAAAATCTAGTTCCTTCTGGAAAAG ACTAA